A portion of the Nomia melanderi isolate GNS246 chromosome 2, iyNomMela1, whole genome shotgun sequence genome contains these proteins:
- the LOC116433328 gene encoding thrombospondin type-1 domain-containing protein 4 isoform X3, with the protein MLTAATVSSTHVPDKYPIEVYHMLREKSQFGLGRDNRVRGTWGPWTPWSDCSRTCGTGIQSQSRECVPYQRLLRKRSVISGNRTSTSRPICIGTYKRYHTCNTQKCPNFPEDLRAEQCAKYNGRNYKGESYDWVPFLDAPNSCALNCRAVGERFYATLEPAVMDGTPCDAPNLRGHNAGISMERTDRWLCVAGQCKPVGCDGVVGSGVTTDACGVCGGQGKGCRLYEGIFMEPILPRGHQPVTTIPKGAMSLNISELRFSSNFLALRDSNGSYILNGPLAYSPSGTYKAAGTTLTYQRGDRSRVECILATGPLNDSLQLEILAQEMNPGVLYKYMLPLKETPNGRPLIAPPLIATGSIDRGNEIPDSDASVVSTVPATRISNQRVDLSTTNHEQSRPRPRDKPRKEEMKRQPTTVMAGDQPKSKAKKKKRLKFAWKVFGLTPCSKECGGGIQSAILKCVREANQMIVNERRCRNVGKPQQPPPLRCNDHPCLARWRAEPWSECSVSCGAGTRTRKLECVQELNANLTMRVAAGACVQPPDLRTVETCTKPACTLGPELRHMHSQHDTPRWDAGAWGPCSTTCGPGVRNRTVTCITSGKSCPSFTKPESEKVCESAPCPRNGAEQRAPWLHSDWSSKCSAECGRGVETRQVACADGSELFCNPKERPETERQCFGREASCDSAKWFAGPWTFCSVSCGVGVQYRDVLCAARTSNEFVVLPANNCSESRPANEQVCRSSPCPSEWFTSDWSKCSATCGTGVQTRLVRCILEGVAAANCIEADRPADRQQCNSDPCKKDPPAPSKPPKKAYETAQCNDKHPNCNLVVKNGLCRIKYYKYSCCRCRD; encoded by the exons GTGTACCATATGCTGCGGGAGAAGTCCCAGTTCGGTCTTGGTCGGGATAATCGCGTCAGGGGAACCTGGGGACCATGGACACCTTGGAGCGACTGTTCCAGGACCTGTGGCACCGGCATCCAATCGCAGTCCCGCGAATGCGTGCCCTATCA GAGGCTGCTGAGGAAGAGGAGCGTCATCTCGGGGAACCGGACGAGCACCTCGCGGCCTATTTGCATCGGCACGTACAAGCGGTACCACACGTGCAACACGCAG AAATGCCCGAACTTCCCGGAGGATTTGCGGGCGGAACAATGTGCCAAGTACAACGGAAGAAACTACAAGGGCGAGAGCTACGATTGGGTTCCGTTCCTGGACG CGCCGAACTCTTGCGCGCTCAATTGCCGTGCCGTCGGCGAGCGTTTTTACGCAACGCTTGAACCGGCAGTAATGGACGGCACACCCTGCGACGCTCCGAATCTTCGTGGACATAATGCGGGAATTTCTATGGAGCGCACCGACCGGTGGCTCTGTGTCGCCGGACAATGCAAG CCTGTAGGCTGCGACGGTGTGGTAGGGTCCGGAGTGACGACGGACGCTTGTGGTGTCTGCGGTGGTCAGGGTAAAGGTTGTCGGCTGTACGAGGGTATTTTTATGGAACCAATCCTGCCCAGGGGTCATCAACCCGTGACCACCATACCGAAGGGAGCCATGTCTCTCAACATCTCCGAACTTCGGTTCAGTAGCAATTTCTTGG CGTTGAGAGACAGCAACGGTAGTTACATCCTGAATGGGCCGTTGGCTTACAGTCCGAGCGGCACTTATAAAGCGGCTGGCACGACATTAACATACCAGAGGGGTGACAGAAGCCGCGTGGAGTGCATCTTGGCAACCGGGCCGCTGAACGATTCTTTGCAGTTAGAG ATCCTGGCGCAGGAAATGAACCCCGGAGTGCTTTACAAGTACATGTTGCCGTTAAAGGAGACGCCGAACGGGAGGCCGCTGATAGCGCCGCCCCTCATCGCGACAG gatcgatcgatcgtggcAACGAAATACCTGATTCGGATGCTAGCGTCGTTTCGACGGTACCCGCGACCAGAAT ATCCAATCAGAGAGTCGATTTATCAACGACAAATCACGAGCAGAGCCGACCGCGGCCGCGCGACAAACCACGGAAGGAAGAGATGAAGCGTCAGCCGACCACCGTGATGGCCGGCGATCAACCAAAGTCGAAGGCCAAAAAGAAGAAGCGATTGAAGTTCGCTTGGAAGGTGTTTGGGCTGACCCCTTGTTCCAAGGAATGCGGCGGAG GGATCCAAAGCGCGATCTTAAAGTGCGTTCGCGAGGCGAACCAGATGATCGTGAACGAGAGACGGTGCCGCAACGTGGGAAAGCCGCAGCAGCCGCCCCCGTTGCGTTGCAACGACCACCCCTGCCTCGCCAG ATGGAGGGCGGAACCGTGGAGCGAGTGCTCGGTCAGCTGCGGCGCCGGTACCAGGACACGAAAATTGGAGTGTGTGCAGGAACTGAACGCGAACCTGACAATGCGAGTGGCCGCCGGTGCGTGCGTCCAACCGCCGGACCTGAGAACCGTGGAAACCTGTACGAAACCAGCCTGCACGCTCGGCCCGGAATTGAGGCACATGCACTCCCAGCACGACACACCCAGATGGGACGCCGGCGCATGGGGCCCG TGCTCGACGACTTGCGGGCCGGGAGTGCGGAACCGAACGGTCACGTGCATCACTTCGGGCAAGTCCTGTCCGTCGTTCACCAAGCCCGAATCCGAGAAGGTCTGCGAGTCCGCGCCGTGTCCGCGCAACGGCGCTGAGCAACGGGCTCCTTGGTTGCACTCGGACTGGTCGTCCAAG TGCTCCGCGGAGTGTGGCAGAGGAGTAGAGACGAGGCAAGTGGCGTGCGCCGATGGCAGCGAGCTGTTTTGCAATCCCAAAGAGAGACCGGAAACGGAGCGGCAGTGCttcggccgagaagcgagctgcgATAGCGCCAAGTGGTTCGCCGGCCCGTGGACATTC TGTTCGGTGTCGTGCGGAGTGGGTGTCCAGTACCGGGACGTCCTTTGCGCCGCGAGGACGAGCAACGAGTTCGTCGTGTTGCCGGCGAACAACTGCAGCGAGTCGAGGCCGGCGAACGAGCAAGTGTGCAGGTCGTCCCCGTGCCCGTCGGAATGGTTCACCTCGGACTGGTCGAAG TGTTCGGCGACGTGCGGGACCGGCGTGCAGACCAGACTGGTTCGTTGCATCCTCGAGGGTGTCGCCGCCGCGAATTGCATAGAGGCCGACAGACCGGCGGACAGACAGCAATGCAACTCGGATCCTTGTAAGAAGGATCCCCCCgcgccgagcaaaccaccgaaAA AAGCCTACGAGACGGCCCAGTGCAACGACAAACACCCGAATTGCAACCTCGTAGTGAAGAATGGCCTCTGCCGGATCAAGTACTACAAGTATTCTTGCTGCCGTTGCCGCGATTAA
- the LOC116433328 gene encoding thrombospondin type-1 domain-containing protein 4 isoform X1 gives MDRSRKPWNGWLSRGNAEQHARRRDPAPRRLAVNNFRSILALTMLTAATVSSTHVPDKYPIEVYHMLREKSQFGLGRDNRVRGTWGPWTPWSDCSRTCGTGIQSQSRECVPYQRLLRKRSVISGNRTSTSRPICIGTYKRYHTCNTQKCPNFPEDLRAEQCAKYNGRNYKGESYDWVPFLDAPNSCALNCRAVGERFYATLEPAVMDGTPCDAPNLRGHNAGISMERTDRWLCVAGQCKPVGCDGVVGSGVTTDACGVCGGQGKGCRLYEGIFMEPILPRGHQPVTTIPKGAMSLNISELRFSSNFLALRDSNGSYILNGPLAYSPSGTYKAAGTTLTYQRGDRSRVECILATGPLNDSLQLEILAQEMNPGVLYKYMLPLKETPNGRPLIAPPLIATGSIDRGNEIPDSDASVVSTVPATRISNQRVDLSTTNHEQSRPRPRDKPRKEEMKRQPTTVMAGDQPKSKAKKKKRLKFAWKVFGLTPCSKECGGGIQSAILKCVREANQMIVNERRCRNVGKPQQPPPLRCNDHPCLARWRAEPWSECSVSCGAGTRTRKLECVQELNANLTMRVAAGACVQPPDLRTVETCTKPACTLGPELRHMHSQHDTPRWDAGAWGPCSTTCGPGVRNRTVTCITSGKSCPSFTKPESEKVCESAPCPRNGAEQRAPWLHSDWSSKCSAECGRGVETRQVACADGSELFCNPKERPETERQCFGREASCDSAKWFAGPWTFCSVSCGVGVQYRDVLCAARTSNEFVVLPANNCSESRPANEQVCRSSPCPSEWFTSDWSKCSATCGTGVQTRLVRCILEGVAAANCIEADRPADRQQCNSDPCKKDPPAPSKPPKKAYETAQCNDKHPNCNLVVKNGLCRIKYYKYSCCRCRD, from the exons GTGTACCATATGCTGCGGGAGAAGTCCCAGTTCGGTCTTGGTCGGGATAATCGCGTCAGGGGAACCTGGGGACCATGGACACCTTGGAGCGACTGTTCCAGGACCTGTGGCACCGGCATCCAATCGCAGTCCCGCGAATGCGTGCCCTATCA GAGGCTGCTGAGGAAGAGGAGCGTCATCTCGGGGAACCGGACGAGCACCTCGCGGCCTATTTGCATCGGCACGTACAAGCGGTACCACACGTGCAACACGCAG AAATGCCCGAACTTCCCGGAGGATTTGCGGGCGGAACAATGTGCCAAGTACAACGGAAGAAACTACAAGGGCGAGAGCTACGATTGGGTTCCGTTCCTGGACG CGCCGAACTCTTGCGCGCTCAATTGCCGTGCCGTCGGCGAGCGTTTTTACGCAACGCTTGAACCGGCAGTAATGGACGGCACACCCTGCGACGCTCCGAATCTTCGTGGACATAATGCGGGAATTTCTATGGAGCGCACCGACCGGTGGCTCTGTGTCGCCGGACAATGCAAG CCTGTAGGCTGCGACGGTGTGGTAGGGTCCGGAGTGACGACGGACGCTTGTGGTGTCTGCGGTGGTCAGGGTAAAGGTTGTCGGCTGTACGAGGGTATTTTTATGGAACCAATCCTGCCCAGGGGTCATCAACCCGTGACCACCATACCGAAGGGAGCCATGTCTCTCAACATCTCCGAACTTCGGTTCAGTAGCAATTTCTTGG CGTTGAGAGACAGCAACGGTAGTTACATCCTGAATGGGCCGTTGGCTTACAGTCCGAGCGGCACTTATAAAGCGGCTGGCACGACATTAACATACCAGAGGGGTGACAGAAGCCGCGTGGAGTGCATCTTGGCAACCGGGCCGCTGAACGATTCTTTGCAGTTAGAG ATCCTGGCGCAGGAAATGAACCCCGGAGTGCTTTACAAGTACATGTTGCCGTTAAAGGAGACGCCGAACGGGAGGCCGCTGATAGCGCCGCCCCTCATCGCGACAG gatcgatcgatcgtggcAACGAAATACCTGATTCGGATGCTAGCGTCGTTTCGACGGTACCCGCGACCAGAAT ATCCAATCAGAGAGTCGATTTATCAACGACAAATCACGAGCAGAGCCGACCGCGGCCGCGCGACAAACCACGGAAGGAAGAGATGAAGCGTCAGCCGACCACCGTGATGGCCGGCGATCAACCAAAGTCGAAGGCCAAAAAGAAGAAGCGATTGAAGTTCGCTTGGAAGGTGTTTGGGCTGACCCCTTGTTCCAAGGAATGCGGCGGAG GGATCCAAAGCGCGATCTTAAAGTGCGTTCGCGAGGCGAACCAGATGATCGTGAACGAGAGACGGTGCCGCAACGTGGGAAAGCCGCAGCAGCCGCCCCCGTTGCGTTGCAACGACCACCCCTGCCTCGCCAG ATGGAGGGCGGAACCGTGGAGCGAGTGCTCGGTCAGCTGCGGCGCCGGTACCAGGACACGAAAATTGGAGTGTGTGCAGGAACTGAACGCGAACCTGACAATGCGAGTGGCCGCCGGTGCGTGCGTCCAACCGCCGGACCTGAGAACCGTGGAAACCTGTACGAAACCAGCCTGCACGCTCGGCCCGGAATTGAGGCACATGCACTCCCAGCACGACACACCCAGATGGGACGCCGGCGCATGGGGCCCG TGCTCGACGACTTGCGGGCCGGGAGTGCGGAACCGAACGGTCACGTGCATCACTTCGGGCAAGTCCTGTCCGTCGTTCACCAAGCCCGAATCCGAGAAGGTCTGCGAGTCCGCGCCGTGTCCGCGCAACGGCGCTGAGCAACGGGCTCCTTGGTTGCACTCGGACTGGTCGTCCAAG TGCTCCGCGGAGTGTGGCAGAGGAGTAGAGACGAGGCAAGTGGCGTGCGCCGATGGCAGCGAGCTGTTTTGCAATCCCAAAGAGAGACCGGAAACGGAGCGGCAGTGCttcggccgagaagcgagctgcgATAGCGCCAAGTGGTTCGCCGGCCCGTGGACATTC TGTTCGGTGTCGTGCGGAGTGGGTGTCCAGTACCGGGACGTCCTTTGCGCCGCGAGGACGAGCAACGAGTTCGTCGTGTTGCCGGCGAACAACTGCAGCGAGTCGAGGCCGGCGAACGAGCAAGTGTGCAGGTCGTCCCCGTGCCCGTCGGAATGGTTCACCTCGGACTGGTCGAAG TGTTCGGCGACGTGCGGGACCGGCGTGCAGACCAGACTGGTTCGTTGCATCCTCGAGGGTGTCGCCGCCGCGAATTGCATAGAGGCCGACAGACCGGCGGACAGACAGCAATGCAACTCGGATCCTTGTAAGAAGGATCCCCCCgcgccgagcaaaccaccgaaAA AAGCCTACGAGACGGCCCAGTGCAACGACAAACACCCGAATTGCAACCTCGTAGTGAAGAATGGCCTCTGCCGGATCAAGTACTACAAGTATTCTTGCTGCCGTTGCCGCGATTAA
- the LOC116433328 gene encoding thrombospondin type-1 domain-containing protein 4 isoform X2 encodes MDRSRKPWNGWLSRGNAEQHARRRDPAPRRLAVNNFRSILALTMLTAATVSSTHVPDKYPIEVYHMLREKSQFGLGRDNRVRGTWGPWTPWSDCSRTCGTGIQSQSRECVPYQRLLRKRSVISGNRTSTSRPICIGTYKRYHTCNTQKCPNFPEDLRAEQCAKYNGRNYKGESYDWVPFLDAPNSCALNCRAVGERFYATLEPAVMDGTPCDAPNLRGHNAGISMERTDRWLCVAGQCKPVGCDGVVGSGVTTDACGVCGGQGKGCRLYEGIFMEPILPRGHQPVTTIPKGAMSLNISELRFSSNFLALRDSNGSYILNGPLAYSPSGTYKAAGTTLTYQRGDRSRVECILATGPLNDSLQLEILAQEMNPGVLYKYMLPLKETPNGRPLIAPPLIATGSIDRGNEIPDSDASVVSTVPATRISNQRVDLSTTNHEQSRPRPRDKPRKEEMKRQPTTVMAGDQPKSKAKKKKRLKFAWKVFGLTPCSKECGGGIQSAILKCVREANQMIVNERRCRNVGKPQQPPPLRCNDHPCLARWRAEPWSECSVSCGAGTRTRKLECVQELNANLTMRVAAGACVQPPDLRTVETCTKPACTLGPELRHMHSQHDTPRWDAGAWGPCSTTCGPGVRNRTVTCITSGKSCPSFTKPESEKVCESAPCPRNGAEQRAPWLHSDWSSKCSAECGRGVETRQVACADGSELFCNPKERPETERQCFGREASCDSAKWFAGPWTFCSVSCGVGVQYRDVLCAARTSNEFVVLPANNCSESRPANEQVCRSSPCPSEWFTSDWSKCSATCGTGVQTRLVRCILEGVAAANCIEADRPADRQQCNSDPCKKDPPAPSKPPKTYETAQCNDKHPNCNLVVKNGLCRIKYYKYSCCRCRD; translated from the exons GTGTACCATATGCTGCGGGAGAAGTCCCAGTTCGGTCTTGGTCGGGATAATCGCGTCAGGGGAACCTGGGGACCATGGACACCTTGGAGCGACTGTTCCAGGACCTGTGGCACCGGCATCCAATCGCAGTCCCGCGAATGCGTGCCCTATCA GAGGCTGCTGAGGAAGAGGAGCGTCATCTCGGGGAACCGGACGAGCACCTCGCGGCCTATTTGCATCGGCACGTACAAGCGGTACCACACGTGCAACACGCAG AAATGCCCGAACTTCCCGGAGGATTTGCGGGCGGAACAATGTGCCAAGTACAACGGAAGAAACTACAAGGGCGAGAGCTACGATTGGGTTCCGTTCCTGGACG CGCCGAACTCTTGCGCGCTCAATTGCCGTGCCGTCGGCGAGCGTTTTTACGCAACGCTTGAACCGGCAGTAATGGACGGCACACCCTGCGACGCTCCGAATCTTCGTGGACATAATGCGGGAATTTCTATGGAGCGCACCGACCGGTGGCTCTGTGTCGCCGGACAATGCAAG CCTGTAGGCTGCGACGGTGTGGTAGGGTCCGGAGTGACGACGGACGCTTGTGGTGTCTGCGGTGGTCAGGGTAAAGGTTGTCGGCTGTACGAGGGTATTTTTATGGAACCAATCCTGCCCAGGGGTCATCAACCCGTGACCACCATACCGAAGGGAGCCATGTCTCTCAACATCTCCGAACTTCGGTTCAGTAGCAATTTCTTGG CGTTGAGAGACAGCAACGGTAGTTACATCCTGAATGGGCCGTTGGCTTACAGTCCGAGCGGCACTTATAAAGCGGCTGGCACGACATTAACATACCAGAGGGGTGACAGAAGCCGCGTGGAGTGCATCTTGGCAACCGGGCCGCTGAACGATTCTTTGCAGTTAGAG ATCCTGGCGCAGGAAATGAACCCCGGAGTGCTTTACAAGTACATGTTGCCGTTAAAGGAGACGCCGAACGGGAGGCCGCTGATAGCGCCGCCCCTCATCGCGACAG gatcgatcgatcgtggcAACGAAATACCTGATTCGGATGCTAGCGTCGTTTCGACGGTACCCGCGACCAGAAT ATCCAATCAGAGAGTCGATTTATCAACGACAAATCACGAGCAGAGCCGACCGCGGCCGCGCGACAAACCACGGAAGGAAGAGATGAAGCGTCAGCCGACCACCGTGATGGCCGGCGATCAACCAAAGTCGAAGGCCAAAAAGAAGAAGCGATTGAAGTTCGCTTGGAAGGTGTTTGGGCTGACCCCTTGTTCCAAGGAATGCGGCGGAG GGATCCAAAGCGCGATCTTAAAGTGCGTTCGCGAGGCGAACCAGATGATCGTGAACGAGAGACGGTGCCGCAACGTGGGAAAGCCGCAGCAGCCGCCCCCGTTGCGTTGCAACGACCACCCCTGCCTCGCCAG ATGGAGGGCGGAACCGTGGAGCGAGTGCTCGGTCAGCTGCGGCGCCGGTACCAGGACACGAAAATTGGAGTGTGTGCAGGAACTGAACGCGAACCTGACAATGCGAGTGGCCGCCGGTGCGTGCGTCCAACCGCCGGACCTGAGAACCGTGGAAACCTGTACGAAACCAGCCTGCACGCTCGGCCCGGAATTGAGGCACATGCACTCCCAGCACGACACACCCAGATGGGACGCCGGCGCATGGGGCCCG TGCTCGACGACTTGCGGGCCGGGAGTGCGGAACCGAACGGTCACGTGCATCACTTCGGGCAAGTCCTGTCCGTCGTTCACCAAGCCCGAATCCGAGAAGGTCTGCGAGTCCGCGCCGTGTCCGCGCAACGGCGCTGAGCAACGGGCTCCTTGGTTGCACTCGGACTGGTCGTCCAAG TGCTCCGCGGAGTGTGGCAGAGGAGTAGAGACGAGGCAAGTGGCGTGCGCCGATGGCAGCGAGCTGTTTTGCAATCCCAAAGAGAGACCGGAAACGGAGCGGCAGTGCttcggccgagaagcgagctgcgATAGCGCCAAGTGGTTCGCCGGCCCGTGGACATTC TGTTCGGTGTCGTGCGGAGTGGGTGTCCAGTACCGGGACGTCCTTTGCGCCGCGAGGACGAGCAACGAGTTCGTCGTGTTGCCGGCGAACAACTGCAGCGAGTCGAGGCCGGCGAACGAGCAAGTGTGCAGGTCGTCCCCGTGCCCGTCGGAATGGTTCACCTCGGACTGGTCGAAG TGTTCGGCGACGTGCGGGACCGGCGTGCAGACCAGACTGGTTCGTTGCATCCTCGAGGGTGTCGCCGCCGCGAATTGCATAGAGGCCGACAGACCGGCGGACAGACAGCAATGCAACTCGGATCCTTGTAAGAAGGATCCCCCCgcgccgagcaaaccaccgaaAA CCTACGAGACGGCCCAGTGCAACGACAAACACCCGAATTGCAACCTCGTAGTGAAGAATGGCCTCTGCCGGATCAAGTACTACAAGTATTCTTGCTGCCGTTGCCGCGATTAA